TCGTGCATGCATTCCACAGTTCCAGCTTCACGGATGATGATGGTAAGGTACATTATACTGGAATGCCGACCGGCATCATCATCGAAGCAGGGGAGAAGAAAATCTATCATGCCGGCGACACAGGCATCTTCGGCGACATGAAGCTCATCTCCGACCTCAACGGCCCGTTTGATGTGGCGTTCGTGCCGATCGGCGATCACTTCACGATGGGGATCGAGGATGCGGCCTACGCAACAGACGAACTGATCCGTCCAAAAGTTGCGGTACCGGTGCACTACGATACTTTCCCACCGATCAAGCAGGATGCTGAAACATTCAAAAACAGTGCCAAAACTGAGGTTCAAGTATTGAAACCGGGAGAGACGGTGGATTTCCAATAGAAATTCCGAATATAATGGGAGAGGGACACCAGAAATGGTGTTCCTCATTTTTATAATTTGAATGCCGGGTGATCATATGTCAAAACACGATGAAATCATTGAATATATATACAGCCTTCCGGAAGGGGCCAAAATTTCGGTCAGGCAGATATCCGCCCATCTCGGCGTGTCGGATGGGACAAGCTACAGGGCGATAAAGGATGCGGAAACGGAAGGGCTGGTCAAAACGATAGAAAGGGTCGGTACAATCAGGGTTGCACCGAAGGAGCAGTACATAGAAGGCAACCTGAGCTTCGAGCAGGTGAACAGGGTGATAGAGGGTAAAGTGCTGGCCGGGGCGGAAGGCCTGGACCGGGAAATCAGCAAGTTCATCATCGGTGCCATGCGTACGGATGCGCTCGAGACCTATCTGGAGGAGGGGGCCCTGCTGATCGTGGGCAACCGGGAGGATGCCCAGTGGCGTGCACTTGAGAACCACTCCGGGATACTCATCACCGGCGGTTTCGGCGCGGATGCCGCTATACTGGAGAAGGCCGATGCGCTGGCGCTGCCGGTCATATCGACCACATCAGATACATTCTCGGTCGCATCGATCATCCAGAGGGAGCTCTACAGCATGCTCATGATGACGAATGTCATCACTGCAGGCGACCTTGTCATCAGACAGGATGAGTATGTCCATGATATCAAGCGGGATGCCGGGAAGGAGTATTTCCCGGCGGATGATATTACAGTGCTTACTGAAGATGGAAAGTACATCGGTGTGATCAAGTCCTCGGAACTGCCGAAGCTGGATGACAGGGTACCGGGTGCGCTCGCTTCCGATATCGTCGCCACACCATCCAGTACATTGCAGCGTCTCAGACAGCTGATGAGCTGGCATCAGCTCAACATCGTACCGGTCGTCGAGGAGGACGGAACGCTTGCAGGCATCGTGCACCGCCGTGAGGTGTTCAAGCAGAGGGAGTCCAGCAAACTTGGCAGCGGTCTCTCATCGGACACACTGATGGACCGTGAGATAAGGATTGATGAGAATAAAGTCCATATCAAAGTGATGCCCTTCATGACCGATGAGCATGGCAGCATTGCCCAGTCCGAATTCATGCGTCTCATCGAACGGCTTGCCCAAGTGGTGCTCAACAACAATGGAATCTACAGCTATCATATCGACACGCTCAATGTGATGAACATCAAACTCGTCCAGATGCACCAGGAGCTTGTCATCGAGGGCCGTATACTGGATCTCGGGGACCAGTTTCTGAGACTTGAGGTAGAGGCGCTCTCAAATGGGGAGACGTACTCGAAGGCGATGCTGCTCATCCAATACTACAAAGAAAAATAGACAAGTGGATTCCACTTGTCTATCATCTATTTCCCAGACTTGCGATTGAACTCTGCCCAGGCCTCATCCTCAATCGGCAGATTGCCTTTGAAGTATTTCCTTGCAGCATTGAAGTGCCATATATTATATGCACCGACTGCAATGAACAGTGCGCCGATAATATACGAAACGGCTGTAGGAAACTGTACAATTGTATTGAGGCCGAACGACAGGATCAATATGCCAAGCCAGATCCTTGATATGCTGTTGTAGTATGCCTTTCTGACATCGCGCCCGCTCCTTACCATCCTCACCTTGTAGAGGAGGAACATGAAAAGGCTGAGGAGGAGCACAGTGACGAGAAAGGAGACAGCAATCTGATATAACATTTCCATCGGATACAACTCCATTCCATAATGTAGTATAATTTATTATACTGACCAAGTAAATCCAAATAGAGGGAGATTTTTAATTGTTCACAGAATATATAAATAGGTTTCCAACCTTGAAAAGCAACCACAAGGCACTTCTTAACATGATAAACGAATACGACGAAATAATCATTCTGAGGCATGTCAGACCGGACCCTGATGCAATCGGAGCCCAGCTCGGCCTCAAAGCGATATTGAAATCAATCTTTCCGAACAAGAAGGTGACGGCCCTTGGGGAGACGGAACCTTCCCTTGCATTCCTTGGAGAAATGGATACTGCGGCAGCAGTGGAGAAGCCGCTTCTCATCGTAGTGGATACTGCAGGCGTCGACAGGATTGATGGGGACCTGTCCCTCGGCGATAAGGTCATCAAGATCGACCACCATCCGAATAACGATCCATTCGGGGACATCAATATTGTGGAGACCGGTGTATCATCCACTTCGGAACTGATATTCCTGCTGTCCTTCATATGGGGCTTCGACAACGACTACATCAATGATGTTTCAGCGAGGCTGCTGTTTGCAGGCATCGTCGGCGATACCGGCAGATTCCTGTTCGACAACACGAGCAGCATGACCCACCTGGTTGCATCCGAACTGAAGAAGTTCAATTTTGATGCGACGAAGGACATGAGTGACATGAACAGGCAGTCCATCAGACAGTTCAAATTCAAAGGCTACCTCATCGACAACTTCGACATGACCGACAAGGGTGTCCTTTCCGTGTGGGTCCCGAAAGAGGTGCTTGAAGAATATGACATCAACAGCAATGAGGCAAGCATGCACGTCAACCTCTACAGGGAGATTGAAGAGGCTGCCGTATGGTTCATGGCCGTCGAAGAGGAGGGTGAAATCCGTGTCAGGCTGCGTTCCAGGAAAACCGTCATCAACGATGTGGCAGAAAGGTTCGGCGGGGGCGGACACCCGCTTGCGAGCGGAGTGAGCCTCGCATCCAAGGACGAGCTGGGAGCATTGATCAAAGCATTGGAGAGCAAACTTTAAAAGGGGGCGGCCCTATGATCAACTTGAATGTTCACAGCTGCTACGAATTTTTGAATAGCAATATCAGGATTGATCAGCTGCTTAAGAAAGTATCTTCTGATGGGCAGACGGCTGTGGCACTGACCGACTTCAACCGTCTGCACGCCATCTACCAGTTCGTCAGCCGCGCGGAGCATTTCGGCGTGAAGCCGCTGATCGGCATGGAAATCGCGGTGGATGACCAGCTGGATGGCATCCCCCTGGTCTTGATCGCAAAGAATACTTCGGGCTACCGGGAGCTGATCCGGCTCTCGGCCATGCTTTCCTACAAGGACCTGCACTACACACCTCAAAATTTCCTGACTAAAAACATCCACAACTGCCTCGTGATAGCAAAAGGCGCTTCAGGCATTGATGTGCTGGAGGCGGTGCCCGTCGACCCGGCGGACAAATATGCAAGCCACGAGGTCTCGGATTCTCCATTTGAACGTGTATTCATGAGGCGGTCCCACTACATATCCCCGGAGGACCTGCCTGCAAAGGAAGTGCTGAATGCCATCCGCGACAACGGCAGGATCGACCCGGAGGAGATCCGCAATCTGCGGGGAGCGGACTATGTAAGGACCTACGATGACCTGGATGAAGCGGAAAGGCAGTACTTGGGAAATAATGAATCACTGGCCGGGAAATGTGATGTCACGCTGCCGAGGGCGGAAAGGACACTGCCGCATTATCCCCATGCAGACAATCATGATTCGAAAGCTTTCCTGTGGAACATGCTGAAGGCACAGCTTGAATCGAAGACCGATGGCAGTGAGCCCTATGCAAAAAGGCTTGAGTACGAATATGAAATCATTGTGGAGATGGGTTATGAGGACTACTTCCTGATTGTGCAGGATGCCGTCAACCACGCAAAACAGCAGGGGATATATGTCGGGCCCGGCAGGGGGTCTTCAAGTGCGAGCCTGGTCTCATTCCTGCTGAACATCACCGAGATAGATCCGCTCAAATACAATCTGCTGTTCGAACGCTTCCTGAATCCTGAACGTGTCACGATGCCGGATATTGATATAGACTTCGAGGATACGAGAAGGGATGAAGTGGTGTCGTACCTCATCGAGAAATATGGGGAGATGAATGTCGCCCATATCGTGACCTACGGGACGCTGAGTGCCAAGATGGCTGCGCGCGATGTGGGGCGGGTGCTCGGTTTCAGTGACGACGAATTGAAGATGATTTCGAACATCATCCCGGATACCCCCGGTACAAGACTGGAAGAGGCGTTTGCCACAGATGCGTTCCAGTCACTTGTGGAGGCGGATGAAAGATACAGCCTCTATGCATCCATGTGCCGTAAGATAGAAGGATTGCCGCGGCATACGTCGACCCACGCTGCAGGTGTGCTGCTCAGTGAGGACAGGCTGACGGACAATGTGCCGGTCATCTTCAGCGAAGGGCACACCCTGAGCCAGTGGCCGATGAATGAAGTCGAGGGTTCGGGACTGCTCAAGATCGATATACTCGGCCTGAGGAACCTGTCGCTGCTCAAAAATATGGTGACCCGGATAAAAAGGGAGGACGGCGGATTCAGTCTGGCCGACATCCCCGACGACCCCGACGTGTACCGGCTGCTCGGCCGCGGCATGACACTGGGGGTATTCCAGCTCGAGTCCGACGGCATCCGGAAAGTCATCAGGGAGATGAAGCCGGAGCAGTTTCTGGACATCGTCGCCGTCAATGCCCTCTACCGTCCCGGACCGATGAAGGAAATCCCAAATTTCATCGCCGGCAAACGGAACCCTTCCACCGTCAAGTATCCCCATGATGACATCAGGGACATCCTGAAGGAGACATACGGGGTCATCGTCTATCAGGAGCAGATCATGCAGATCGCCTCCAGGATTGCAGGATACTCCTATGCGGAAGCGGATATTCTGAGGCGTGCAATGAGCAAGAAGGACAGGGAGACGCTCGAACGGGAGCGCGGACATTTCGAGCAGGGTGCTTTGGAGCGCGGCTACAGCAGTAATGTAGGCCGCCATATCTTCAACCTGATCCTCGAATTTGCAGATTACGGCTTTCCGAAGAGCCATGCCGTCGCCTACAGCAGAATTTCCTACATGCTCTCCTACATCAAGACGAAGTTTCCGGAAATATTCTACTCGGTCATACTGTCCCATCACTACGGCAATGACATGAAGGTCAAGCAGGTCATCAATGAGGTGAAGCAGAGGCAGATCAGTATGCACCCGCCGGACATCAACCGTTCGGTCTGGAGCAACAGGAGCGAGGATGGCATCCAGCTCGGCTTTTCGATGATCCGGGGTGTGACATTCCGGATGAGTGAGGCGATAATCGAAGCGCGCAAAGAAGGACCATTCGAGGACATATATGACCTCAAGACGCGTGTAAAGGATGTGGTGCTGAACAGGAAGGTGCTGACACAGCTCATTTTCTCCGGGGCACTGGACTGCTTTGAGGAGAACCGGAAGACATTGCTCCAATCCCTTCCCATGCTCGATGAGCTGAATTCTGAAGAATATGCGCACGACTCATTCCTCAGCACGCTGGGTTTCAACATAAAAAAGGAATACAATTATGCGGATGAAATGGATGATATCGAGAAGATAGAAGGGGAGAAGGAAGTCTTCGGTTTCCACCTGTCGGATCATCCCATCATCTCGTTGCAGAAATCCCTGCAGTACATCCCGTTTTCCCTCCTCCATCAGAAGAAGCAGGGGACCTATCTCGTCTTTTTTGAGAACATCAAGACGATACGCACAAAAAATGGACAGAATATGGCCTTCGTCAGAATATCCGACGGATACCAGGAGATGGAGGGCGTCATCTTCCCGAAGGTCTATTTCACTGCACATCCCAAGCTGTCTCACAGGATCGTTGCGGTGAGCGGGAGGATCGAGGTCAGGAAGTCCCAGCCGCAGCTGATCATCGATTCTGTGGAAGATGTGGAGACTTTTCGTGATCAATACATCCATAAGTCGAAAAGTGTCGTCATACGCAACGCTGCAAACTACGACATATCGGAGCTGCTTGGTGCAGAAGGCATACCCGTCCATGATTTCGACCGGAAGGAAAAGCTCGGCAATGTTGAAAAATCAAATATCCATAAGCTGCTTGAGCACATCGACCTGGCTGATATCCGCCTGCTTGCGTGAATCTGTTGTCATGGAAATTGGATAATGTTAATATAATTGGTGGTATGACCACTCAAGAAAGGAAGATCATATTGTCCCTAAGAGATGATGCACTAGAAATGCATAGAGAAAAGCAAGGAAAACTTTCCGTAAATTCCAAAGTGGAGATAAAAGACAAGGAGGCGCTGAGCCTCGCCTATTCGCCGGGTGTGGCCGAGCCCTGCAAGGAAATCTATGAAGATGAACGCACGGTCTTCGACTATACGATAAAAAGCAATACCGTCGGCGTCATCACAGACGGCTCAGCTGTACTCGGCCTGGGCAATATCGGTGCGATGGCAAGCCTCCCTGTAATGGAAGGCAAAAGCGCCCTGTTCAAGAATTTTGCCGGAGTGGATTCCTTTCCGCTGGCTCTCGACACGAATGATGTCGATGAAATAGTCAGGACGGTCAAACTGCTTACACCCGTCTTCGGCGGCATCAACCTTGAAGATATTTCCGCTCCAAGGTGTTTCGAGATTGAAGAGCGTCTTGGCCGTGAAACGGACATCCCCGTCTTCCATGATGACCAGCATGGTACGGCAATCGTCACCCTGAGCGGCCTGATGAACGCCCTGAAGCTGACCGGCAAATCCCTCAACCAGATCAAGGTGGTGCTGAACGGCGCAGGTGCTGCCGGAGTGGCGATCGTCAAGCTGCTCCATAGTTTCGGTGTGAATGAGATGGTCATGTGTGATTCCAGAGGCGCCATATATGAAGGCAGACCGAACGGCATGAATGATGTGAAGAAGGAAGTCAGCCGATTCACCAACTATGATCATGAGGAAGGCGATCTCAGCGATGTCATCAAAGATGCTGATGTATTCATCGGTGTATCGGTTGCGGGCGCATTGACGAAAGAGATGGTTGAGAGCATGGCCGACGATCCGATCATATTCGCCATGGCCAATCCGAATCCTGAAATCATGCCGGAGGACGCGAAGGCTGCAGGTGCACTTGTCGTCGGTACGGGTCGGAGCGACTTCCCGAACCAGATCAACAATGTTCTGGCCTTCCCGGGCATCTTCAGGGGCGCACTCGATGTCAGGGCCACACATATCAATGATGAAATGAAGAAGGCTGCCGTCCTTGCGATTGCGGACCTGATCGATGAGGGCGATCTGCACAGCGACTATGTCATCCCAGAGCCGTTCAATAAGGAAGTGGCACCGAACGTGGCACGGGCTGTGGCGGCAGCTGCGATGGAGACGGGCGTAAGCCGCATCAAGGTGGATCCTGATGAAGTCTATGATAAGGCGCGGAGGCTGACGCTATAGTGTCTGATGAAATGACAGGAAAAAAAGGTCTGGAAAATATTATTGAAGAAATTCACAATCTCATCGAATCGGAAAACATCCAGGTTGGTGAAAAACTGCCAAGTGAAAGATATCTGAAAGAAAAACTGAATGTGAGCAGGCAGAGTGTAAGGGAAGCTCTGAGGGCGCTTGAACTGCTCGGCATCATCTATGTCCGGCGTGGAGAAGGGACATTTCTGGCTGACATCGACAGCCACCAGCTTTTCCAGCTCATCGGCAGATATCTGATACGGACGGAAAGGCAGCAGAATGAAATAGTTGAAATAAAACAGGTGATCGAGGCCTATGTAAAATCAAAGCATCAGGATGATACAGCGACAGTGCTCGATGATGACAATCAGATCATGAAGAAGATCTACATCCTGCTTGACAAATATTCAAAAGCTTTCAAATCGTAAAGAAGCAAGGGGTTTATTATGCTAAAAGACTTGTTCTCCAAACTGAATAAAAAAGTCAATGAAACCGACCAGAATGATGGCACTTTCGAAAACAGCGAGTCCATCATGACGAAGTGTCCGAACTGCAAAAAGATACTGTACTCGAAGGAACTCTATAAGCGGCTGAATGTCTGCACGAACTGCGAACACCATCTTCCGATAACCGCTCCGGACCGTATGGAGGCGCTCATGGATGAAGGGACGGTCAAACCGATCCTGGAAAACATCACTTCCGCCAATCCCCTGAACTTTCCGAACTATGAATCGAAGCTGAACAAGGATAAGGAGAAGACGGGATTGAATGAAGCGGTCATCTGTGCAGAAGGGACCATCGACGGCACGCCAGCTGCAGTGGCCATCATGGATTCCAGGTTCAGGATGGGCAGCATGGGTTCTGCCGTCGGCGAAAAGCTGGCCAGGACATTCGAATATGCTACAGAGCGCCGCCTGCCAGTGATCATCTTCACTGCAAGTGGCGGCGCGCGCATGCAGGAGGGCATCATCTCACTGATGCAGATGGCAAAGGTGAGTGTGGCCATCGAACGCCATAACTTGGCAGGCCTCCTCTACATCGCCTATATGACCAATCCGACGACCGGTGGTGTGTCTGCCAGTTTCGCCTCTGTCGGCGATATCAACCTTGCTGAACGGGGCGCGCTCATCGGGTTTGCCGGCAGACGTGTGATAGAGGAGACGATAAAGGAAAAGCTGCCGGACGATTTCCAGACAGCTGAATTCCTGCTGAAGCACGGGCAGCTGGATGAAGTCGTCAACCGCAGGGATATGAAGAGCTATCTCGGAAGAATACTGAAATTGCATAGTGGGGTGTGACCATGGCGTTTGAATTTGAAAAGCCGATTTATGAGCTGGAAGATAAAATTGGGGAACTTGAGAAGTATGCCGCAAAGAACAAGCTGGATCTGACGAAGGAAATCAGTTTCCTTGAGAAGAAGGTCAATGACAAGAAGGATGAGGTCTACAGCAATCTGACCCCATGGCAGCGCGTCGAAATAGCGAGATATGTAAAACGCCCGACGACGCTGGAATACATTGAGAAAATGTTCGATGATTTCATCGAGTTCTTCGGGGACCGAGTGCACAGTGATGACGCTGCCATCGTAGGTGGAATCGCATCATACCACGGCACTCCTGTTACGGTCATCGGACATCAGCGCGGACGAGACACGAAAGGCAATATCCACAGGAACTTCGGCATGGCGCATCCGGATGGCTACCGCAAGGCACTGCGCCTGATGAAGCAGGCGGACAAGTTCAACCGCCCGGTCATCTGCTTCATCGACACGAAGGGTGCGTACCCGGGAAAAGCAGCTGAAGAGCGCGGACAGAGCGAGTCCATCGCACGTAACCTTGTTGAGATGGCCGGGCTTAAAGTGCCGGTGATCAGCATCGTCATAGGAGAAGGGGGTTCCGGCGGCGCGTTGGCGCTCGGCGTATGCAACCGACTCCTGATGCTTGAGAATGCGACATATTCCGTCATTTCACCGGAAGGAGCAGCGAGCATACTCTTCAAGGATGCATCCCTCAAGGAGATTGCTGCGGAATCCCTGAAGATCACTGCTGCAGACCTGAAATCATTCGGCATCGCGGATGAAGTCGTCATGGAACCAAAAGGCGGCGCCCATAATGACAGGGAGTCAGTGATCTCCTCGCTTGATGAAGCAATCGGAAGGCATCTGGATGAACTGCGGGCCATGGATGGCCAGGCATTGATGAATGACCGTTATGACAAATACATGAATATCGGCATTTTTACTGAACAGTCCTGATCCAGACTGTTCTTTTTTGGCTCTAAAACGGTTTCAACCATTCAAATTATGGCTAAGGATAAGCAGTTGTGCTATTTTAAAGATAAGATCACATTTAACGGAGGGAACTATGAAGAAAATTGCAGTACTGACAAGCGGCGGCGATTCTCCCGGCATGAATGCCGCAGTAAGAGCCGTCGTAAGAAAAAGCATATATGAAGGCATAGAAGTCCATGGTGTATACCAGGGCTACCAGGGCCTCGTCACCGACAATATAAAGAAACTCGAACTGGGGGATGTCGGGGACATCATCCAGAGGGGCGGCACGAAGCTCTATTCTGCAAGGTGTCCGGAATTCATAGAGCCCGACGTCAGGAAAAAGGCCATTGGAAATCTCCAGAAGCGCGGTATCGACTCCCTTGTGGTCATCGGTGGGGACGGTTCCTACAGGGGCGCCCAGCGTCTGGATGAAGAGGGTATCCATACAGTCGGCGTACCGGGTACGATAGACAATGACATCAACGGCACGGACTATACGATCGGCTTCGATACGGCCCTCAATACCATCATCGACGCGGTCGACAGGATCAGGGACACTGCGACGAGCCACGAAAGGACCTTCATCATCGAGGTGATGGGACGCGACGCCGGTGACCTCGCACTCTGGGCCGGGGTGGCAGGCGGGGCTGAGACGATCCTCATTCCGGAAGCCCCGTCCGATATCAAAGAAGTTGCCGAAAGGATCGAAACCGGCATGAAGCGCGGCAAGAAGCACTCCATCATCATTATTGCAGAAGGTGTGATGAGCGCCGCGGAGTGTGCTGAGGAACTGCGGAAATACATCAATGTAGATACGCGTGAGAGTGTACTTGGGCATATGCAGCGTGGCGGAAAACCGACGGGCAGCGACCGTGTCTTGGCCTCCCGCCTGGGGGCGTATGCAGTCGAACTGCTCCTGAATGACATTCACGGACACGCGGTCGGCATTGAAAACAACCGCATGACGAAGACGAGTTTCGACAAGGTTTTCGAAGAAACCCACAAAATAGACGAAGGTCTATACAGGCTCTCAAGAGAGCTATCCATATAGGAGGAATTGACATGCGCAACACTAAGATAGTATGTACGATAGGACCGGCTTCCGAATCACCTGAAATGCTGGAACAGCTGATGAATGCAGGGATGAACATCGCCCGCCTGAACTTTTCCCACGGTGATCATGAAGAACATCGGGCAAGAATCGCGAACATTAGGAAAGCGGCGGACAAGCTCGGCCATACAGTAGCCATACTGCTCGACACGAAAGGACCCGAAATCCGTACGCATACGATGGAAAATGGAGAGATCGAACTGTCCAAGGGGCAGAAGATCACTGTATCCATGGAAGAGGTTGTCGGGACGCCTGAGAAGTTTTCCGTAACATATGCAGGGTTGATAGATGATGTCGATACAAAAGACCGCATCCTGCTCGATGACGGGCTGATCGAGCTGAAGATCGATGACATCGACCATGAAGCGAAAGAAATACACTGCCATGTCCTGAACGATGGCGTGCTGAAGAACAAGAAGGGCGTCAATGTACCGGGGGTATCCGTAAAACTTCCAGGCATCACCGAGAAGGACCGCGAAGACATCATCTTCGGCATCGGGGAAGGTGTCGATTTCATTGCAGCGAGCTTCATCCGTACGAACAGCGATGTGCTGGAGATACGTGAGCTGCTCGAAGAGCAGTCTGCCGAATACATCAAGATCATTCCGAAGATCGAGAACCAGGAAGGCATCGACAACATTGATGAAATCCTGGAAGTATCGGACGGCCTGATGGTGGCGCGTGGAGACATGGGTGTTGAAATTCCGCCCGAGTCGGTACCGATGGTCCAGAAGGACCTCATCAAAAAATGTAATATGCTCGGTAAACCGGTGATCACTGCCACCCAGATGCTGGATTCCATGCAGTACAACCCGCGCTGTACGCGTGCTGAAGCGAGTGACGTGGCCAATGCCATCTATGATGGGACGGACGCTGTCATGCTGAGTGGTGAGACGGCTGCCGGGGACTATCCATTGGAATCCGTACAGACGATGGCCAGCATCGCAGTTTCTGCTGAGGAGGCACAGGACTACAAGAAGCTCCTCTCTGCACGGACCAAATCACTGCAGACGAACCTTGTCACTGCCATCGGTGTATCCGTGGCCCATACAGCCCTCAATCTCCAGTGTCGTGCAATCGTGGCGGCCACCGAATCCGGCCATACGGCGCGGATGATTTCGAAGTATCGTCCGCATGCCGACATCGTCGCCGTGACGCCGCATGAACATGTGGCCCGTCAGCTTCAGCTCGTCTGGGGTGTGCATCCCGTCGTCAAGGAAGGGGAGCGGGACACTGATGAACTGTTGAACGTATCCGTATCTGCGGCGATGGAAAAAGGCTTTGCCACACACGGTGATCTGCTGATCATCACTGCAGGGGTGCCGGCTGGTGAAGCCGGGACGACCAACCTGATGAAACTGCACATCGTCGGTGATGTCCTCGTTCGGGCCCAGGGGATCGGCCGAAGGAGTACAGTAGGCGAAGTCCTCATGGTGGATGGTGCAGATGACCTTTCCAAAAAGGATCTTGAAGGCAAGGTCATCGTCGTCCAGTCCGTTGATGCCGACATGACGCCTTATCTCGAAAAGGCCGCTGGTCTCGTAACCGTAGAAGGAGGACTCACTTCCCATGGTGCCATCGTCGGGCTGAACCTGAATCTGCCGACAATTGTCGGCGCTAAAGATGCACTTGGAGTCCTTGAAGAGGGCATGACGATCACTGTTGATTCGGAACAGAACTGCATCTTCAGCGGCCATGCCAATGTACTATAGGCACCATTCAGGAAAGGGTACTGTAAAAGTGCCCTTTTCGTTGTTGTAGAGCAAAGGAACGGCCGGTATAATGTAGATGAGGTGGCGGAGATGAAAAAATTACTATTGTTGGCAGTCATGCTGTTGCTGGCTGCATGCGGCAATGAAGCCGATGAGTCCGGAGCGCAGAATCCGGAGGGACAGAATGAAGAAACGGTGGAATCTCCTGAAGGGGAGTCCCAACCTGAAGAGGAAGAGGAAAGTTCGATGACTGCTTCCGAACTGCTGGATGAGGCATCTTCTGCATGGGGGGACACTGTGAGCTATGAAGCGAGGCAGACATCCACCATTTCTTCAGGTGAAAGCCAGTATGTGGTCAGGACCATCACGACGAGAAGCGAAGCGGATGAAATCAAAGTGGAAG
The sequence above is drawn from the Salinicoccus roseus genome and encodes:
- a CDS encoding acetyl-CoA carboxylase carboxyltransferase subunit alpha, whose protein sequence is MAFEFEKPIYELEDKIGELEKYAAKNKLDLTKEISFLEKKVNDKKDEVYSNLTPWQRVEIARYVKRPTTLEYIEKMFDDFIEFFGDRVHSDDAAIVGGIASYHGTPVTVIGHQRGRDTKGNIHRNFGMAHPDGYRKALRLMKQADKFNRPVICFIDTKGAYPGKAAEERGQSESIARNLVEMAGLKVPVISIVIGEGGSGGALALGVCNRLLMLENATYSVISPEGAASILFKDASLKEIAAESLKITAADLKSFGIADEVVMEPKGGAHNDRESVISSLDEAIGRHLDELRAMDGQALMNDRYDKYMNIGIFTEQS
- a CDS encoding FadR/GntR family transcriptional regulator, whose amino-acid sequence is MTGKKGLENIIEEIHNLIESENIQVGEKLPSERYLKEKLNVSRQSVREALRALELLGIIYVRRGEGTFLADIDSHQLFQLIGRYLIRTERQQNEIVEIKQVIEAYVKSKHQDDTATVLDDDNQIMKKIYILLDKYSKAFKS
- the accD gene encoding acetyl-CoA carboxylase, carboxyltransferase subunit beta; the protein is MLKDLFSKLNKKVNETDQNDGTFENSESIMTKCPNCKKILYSKELYKRLNVCTNCEHHLPITAPDRMEALMDEGTVKPILENITSANPLNFPNYESKLNKDKEKTGLNEAVICAEGTIDGTPAAVAIMDSRFRMGSMGSAVGEKLARTFEYATERRLPVIIFTASGGARMQEGIISLMQMAKVSVAIERHNLAGLLYIAYMTNPTTGGVSASFASVGDINLAERGALIGFAGRRVIEETIKEKLPDDFQTAEFLLKHGQLDEVVNRRDMKSYLGRILKLHSGV
- the pfkA gene encoding 6-phosphofructokinase, with protein sequence MKKIAVLTSGGDSPGMNAAVRAVVRKSIYEGIEVHGVYQGYQGLVTDNIKKLELGDVGDIIQRGGTKLYSARCPEFIEPDVRKKAIGNLQKRGIDSLVVIGGDGSYRGAQRLDEEGIHTVGVPGTIDNDINGTDYTIGFDTALNTIIDAVDRIRDTATSHERTFIIEVMGRDAGDLALWAGVAGGAETILIPEAPSDIKEVAERIETGMKRGKKHSIIIIAEGVMSAAECAEELRKYINVDTRESVLGHMQRGGKPTGSDRVLASRLGAYAVELLLNDIHGHAVGIENNRMTKTSFDKVFEETHKIDEGLYRLSRELSI
- the pyk gene encoding pyruvate kinase; translated protein: MRNTKIVCTIGPASESPEMLEQLMNAGMNIARLNFSHGDHEEHRARIANIRKAADKLGHTVAILLDTKGPEIRTHTMENGEIELSKGQKITVSMEEVVGTPEKFSVTYAGLIDDVDTKDRILLDDGLIELKIDDIDHEAKEIHCHVLNDGVLKNKKGVNVPGVSVKLPGITEKDREDIIFGIGEGVDFIAASFIRTNSDVLEIRELLEEQSAEYIKIIPKIENQEGIDNIDEILEVSDGLMVARGDMGVEIPPESVPMVQKDLIKKCNMLGKPVITATQMLDSMQYNPRCTRAEASDVANAIYDGTDAVMLSGETAAGDYPLESVQTMASIAVSAEEAQDYKKLLSARTKSLQTNLVTAIGVSVAHTALNLQCRAIVAATESGHTARMISKYRPHADIVAVTPHEHVARQLQLVWGVHPVVKEGERDTDELLNVSVSAAMEKGFATHGDLLIITAGVPAGEAGTTNLMKLHIVGDVLVRAQGIGRRSTVGEVLMVDGADDLSKKDLEGKVIVVQSVDADMTPYLEKAAGLVTVEGGLTSHGAIVGLNLNLPTIVGAKDALGVLEEGMTITVDSEQNCIFSGHANVL